In Thioalkalivibrio paradoxus ARh 1, the following are encoded in one genomic region:
- a CDS encoding tetratricopeptide repeat protein: MRTALLILLLLVLSAPAAAGPKSYSTELAATLDAEEQRLEAERHLQRNPPDLGEARQWLESAAESGSVEAMGAAGWLYEQGLGVEPDPDRAMTYYRQAYEAGDNEYGLRLGWMNLQGHGVEPDRARGEEWFRRVIAERDDSKARLALASVLIADASANVQPDPAPEARDLLARALDDGITGAAYYLARIYMDGLGSVSRDRARAIHYARIGAEGGHPELQNWLAVLHARGEGVPLDLVEAYKWASLAAAGGNPSAERVRQELEPQMDRESLDEARRRALQWLGR, translated from the coding sequence GCTGCGGCGGGCCCGAAGTCCTATTCCACGGAACTCGCCGCGACCCTGGATGCCGAGGAGCAGCGGCTCGAGGCAGAACGGCACCTGCAGCGGAACCCGCCCGATCTGGGCGAAGCCCGGCAGTGGCTGGAGAGCGCGGCCGAGAGCGGTTCCGTCGAGGCGATGGGCGCGGCCGGCTGGCTGTACGAACAGGGTCTGGGCGTCGAGCCCGATCCCGACCGCGCGATGACCTATTACCGCCAGGCCTACGAGGCCGGCGACAACGAATACGGCCTGCGGCTCGGCTGGATGAACCTTCAGGGGCATGGAGTCGAGCCCGACAGGGCCCGGGGAGAGGAGTGGTTCCGGCGGGTGATTGCCGAGCGCGACGACAGCAAGGCGCGCCTGGCGCTGGCGTCGGTACTGATCGCCGATGCATCGGCCAATGTCCAGCCCGATCCAGCGCCCGAGGCCCGTGACCTGCTCGCGCGCGCACTCGACGATGGCATTACCGGTGCCGCCTACTACTTGGCGCGCATCTACATGGACGGCCTCGGGTCCGTCAGCCGCGACCGCGCACGCGCGATTCACTACGCTCGCATTGGCGCCGAAGGCGGGCATCCGGAACTGCAGAACTGGCTGGCGGTGCTGCATGCGCGCGGTGAGGGCGTGCCGCTGGATCTCGTCGAAGCCTACAAGTGGGCGAGCCTGGCCGCAGCAGGCGGGAATCCGTCGGCAGAGCGGGTCCGCCAGGAACTCGAGCCCCAGATGGACCGGGAAAGCCTCGATGAAGCCCGCCGGCGCGCACTGCAATGGCTCGGTCGCTGA
- a CDS encoding PLDc N-terminal domain-containing protein, which translates to MIEVSGLLGLVLLVLVIWAIVSTVQSRASTAAKVVWIVVLVLLPLLGFILWLIFGPRASR; encoded by the coding sequence ATGATTGAAGTTTCCGGCCTGCTGGGCCTTGTGCTGCTGGTGCTGGTGATCTGGGCAATCGTCAGCACGGTGCAGAGCCGCGCATCGACGGCGGCGAAGGTCGTCTGGATCGTGGTACTGGTGTTGCTCCCGCTGCTGGGGTTCATCCTCTGGCTGATTTTCGGTCCGCGCGCCAGCCGTTGA
- a CDS encoding ABC transporter ATP-binding protein — translation MSTTDATRSTSIRLRGVGKTYAVYAQPVDRLLELVSRRKRHQEFTALAPLDLDVYTGESLGIVGSNGAGKSTLMHLLVGSHQPSSGEMEIHGTVLGLLELGVGFHPEFSGLQNIFFYADTLGLDRRFVRARIPEIIAFSEIGGFIDQPLRTYSTGMKVRLAFALVASLDPDILIVDEALAVGDLHFQKKCIDRMTAFRRANKTIVFCSHSRYQIEQFCDRVLWLDQGRVRMLGTPADVMARYEAEQLALSDDDRLGTGNRAQTRVRIDEFTLLTPQPMSEGDDLVVRWSTDTDPDVRYHVSVSLKLDSGRGLAVVGTQFRGDAPCQGPQQGTLAFPSVPLLGGIYSLQLRVWDDEALIEIDERYIDNVVVRRSDAQLGIMRLPYHWRVEPGKSGAPVPPAAPSPNE, via the coding sequence ATGTCAACGACCGACGCCACGCGCAGCACCTCGATCCGTCTCCGAGGTGTCGGCAAGACCTACGCGGTCTACGCCCAGCCCGTCGACCGACTGCTGGAGCTTGTGAGCCGCAGGAAGCGACATCAGGAGTTCACGGCGCTCGCGCCGTTGGATCTGGACGTTTACACCGGCGAATCGCTGGGAATCGTGGGATCGAACGGAGCCGGCAAGAGCACGCTGATGCACCTGCTCGTCGGGTCGCACCAGCCGAGTTCCGGGGAGATGGAGATCCATGGCACGGTGCTCGGTCTACTTGAACTCGGTGTCGGCTTCCACCCGGAGTTCTCGGGCCTGCAGAACATTTTCTTCTATGCCGACACCCTGGGCCTCGACCGGCGTTTCGTGCGCGCGCGCATCCCCGAGATCATCGCATTCTCGGAAATCGGAGGGTTCATCGACCAGCCCTTGCGCACCTACTCGACCGGGATGAAGGTCCGCCTGGCATTTGCGCTCGTGGCGTCGCTGGATCCGGATATCCTGATCGTCGACGAGGCGCTAGCGGTCGGCGATCTGCATTTCCAGAAGAAGTGCATTGACCGCATGACCGCATTCCGCCGCGCAAACAAGACGATCGTCTTCTGCTCGCACAGTCGCTATCAGATCGAGCAGTTCTGCGACCGGGTGCTGTGGCTCGACCAGGGGCGCGTCAGGATGCTCGGAACACCTGCCGATGTGATGGCCCGGTACGAAGCAGAACAGTTGGCCCTGTCGGACGATGACCGCCTCGGGACCGGGAACCGCGCGCAGACCCGAGTGCGCATCGACGAGTTCACGCTGCTGACCCCCCAACCCATGTCGGAAGGCGACGACCTGGTCGTGCGCTGGAGCACGGACACGGATCCCGATGTGCGCTACCACGTGTCCGTGTCGCTGAAACTCGATTCGGGCCGCGGACTGGCCGTGGTCGGAACCCAGTTCCGCGGCGATGCACCCTGCCAGGGACCGCAGCAAGGCACGCTGGCCTTCCCGTCGGTGCCGCTGTTGGGCGGGATCTACAGTCTGCAGCTCCGCGTCTGGGACGACGAAGCGCTGATCGAGATCGATGAACGCTATATCGACAACGTCGTGGTCCGACGCAGTGATGCCCAACTCGGTATCATGCGCCTGCCCTATCACTGGCGAGTCGAACCGGGGAAATCAGGGGCACCCGTGCCACCGGCTGCGCCGAGTCCGAACGAATGA
- a CDS encoding GNAT family N-acetyltransferase, with protein MNAPSAANLVDASVAARRRLHFRQAHPEDVPALCQLFTTVFGAPMPSALWRWKYRRSAALDAINVVGCTDDGEIQAHMGAQVYRDDWVHGSVSPWIHGCDVMVHPAMRGSPSLGGAYGGIVRALQNAIDARYPGGFCFGFPGERPFRLGERLDFYRPLHRMALAQRNCEGISPSRGLWPRLKRLPATEELADLNGRSTIHGIRRSAEYLHWRYDSHPARTYGTWVWRTGWRRFEGFVVEEGADHWTVVDVLGAAAPDRAALDRLASPARHAGRQALRWDADWTPNGVRGAEVRPTGIVCVWIRTPEGRCETPAPRFRPGDTDVF; from the coding sequence ATGAACGCGCCTTCCGCTGCGAACCTTGTCGACGCATCGGTAGCTGCCAGGCGGCGGCTGCACTTTCGACAGGCTCACCCCGAAGACGTACCGGCACTCTGCCAACTCTTCACGACGGTATTTGGCGCGCCGATGCCCTCCGCACTCTGGCGTTGGAAATACCGGCGTTCAGCCGCACTGGACGCGATCAACGTCGTCGGCTGCACCGACGACGGCGAGATCCAAGCCCATATGGGCGCACAGGTCTACCGCGACGACTGGGTGCATGGGTCAGTCTCGCCCTGGATTCACGGGTGCGACGTGATGGTGCACCCGGCGATGCGCGGTTCGCCTTCGCTGGGCGGCGCCTACGGCGGGATCGTGCGTGCGCTGCAGAATGCGATCGATGCGCGATATCCGGGCGGTTTCTGCTTCGGCTTTCCTGGAGAACGGCCGTTTCGGCTCGGCGAACGACTGGATTTCTACCGCCCGCTGCACCGAATGGCGCTCGCACAGCGCAATTGCGAAGGCATCTCGCCCTCGCGCGGGCTGTGGCCACGGCTGAAGCGACTGCCGGCAACGGAGGAACTCGCAGACCTGAACGGGCGCAGCACGATTCACGGCATCCGGCGCAGTGCCGAATACCTCCACTGGAGGTATGACTCGCATCCCGCCCGCACCTACGGAACCTGGGTATGGCGAACCGGCTGGCGGCGTTTCGAGGGGTTCGTGGTCGAAGAGGGAGCGGACCACTGGACCGTGGTTGACGTGCTGGGTGCCGCAGCCCCGGATCGCGCGGCGCTGGACCGCCTGGCATCGCCGGCGCGCCACGCGGGCCGGCAGGCGCTGCGCTGGGACGCCGACTGGACTCCGAACGGCGTTCGGGGCGCAGAGGTACGACCCACCGGCATCGTCTGCGTCTGGATCCGTACGCCCGAGGGGCGCTGCGAGACGCCCGCGCCGCGCTTCCGCCCTGGCGATACCGACGTATTCTGA
- a CDS encoding glycosyltransferase, with product MESATPRRNRVLLVVHLAATFGGAERTTLNVLNGLGRADFTEVVVLAPRGMHAHWSKAADRIIDADPLEMAGWFRSPRRLRHDANRLAVVIRTIGADVVLGMMHYMAAVAEQAVRRHRLPARVIGSFRGPVFEHLRAYEPNLPRRWWIRWQLRRSARGMFSITVPGSGTRDELLRHGVGRPSQLQVIPNGIDRHRSERAGQGPLELPAGVVPGQFVLALGRLSAEKRFEDLVSAYALSNVPWPLVVVGEGPERNSLARQASALGIADRVHFAGATNTPERWMSRAGVFIHTCRYEGFGYTLLEAAALGIPVIATDCPFGPREVLGEAGLLVAPDDPHALATAICQLVEDPPRRAHMSRASRDRADCFSLTRSQAAHATLLRAALDDAPPSGDRARP from the coding sequence ATGGAGTCGGCAACGCCCCGGCGCAACCGGGTTCTCCTGGTCGTTCATCTCGCCGCGACCTTCGGCGGGGCCGAGCGAACGACGCTGAACGTACTGAACGGTCTCGGGCGTGCAGACTTCACCGAGGTCGTGGTGCTGGCGCCGCGCGGGATGCATGCGCACTGGAGCAAGGCGGCCGACCGCATCATCGACGCCGACCCACTGGAAATGGCCGGCTGGTTCAGATCCCCACGACGTCTCAGGCACGACGCCAACCGCCTTGCGGTCGTGATCCGTACGATTGGTGCGGACGTGGTGCTGGGCATGATGCACTACATGGCTGCGGTGGCCGAGCAGGCAGTGCGCCGGCACCGGCTACCGGCGCGTGTCATTGGCAGCTTCCGTGGGCCCGTTTTCGAGCACCTGCGGGCGTACGAGCCAAACCTCCCGCGGCGCTGGTGGATCCGCTGGCAACTGCGCCGGTCCGCACGGGGAATGTTCTCGATCACCGTTCCGGGTTCCGGAACCCGGGACGAGTTGTTGCGCCACGGCGTTGGCAGACCATCGCAGCTGCAGGTGATCCCCAACGGCATCGACCGGCACCGTTCCGAGCGCGCGGGGCAAGGCCCGCTCGAACTGCCGGCTGGCGTCGTGCCGGGGCAGTTTGTCCTGGCGCTGGGGCGGCTATCCGCTGAAAAGCGTTTCGAGGACCTGGTCTCGGCATATGCGCTCAGCAACGTCCCCTGGCCGCTGGTGGTCGTCGGCGAGGGCCCCGAACGCAACTCACTCGCGCGCCAGGCTAGCGCGCTGGGCATCGCCGACCGCGTTCATTTTGCCGGTGCCACGAATACGCCCGAGCGCTGGATGTCGCGCGCAGGCGTCTTCATCCACACCTGCCGCTACGAGGGCTTCGGGTACACTTTGCTGGAGGCGGCCGCGCTTGGGATCCCGGTGATCGCCACGGATTGCCCGTTCGGGCCGCGCGAAGTGCTGGGCGAGGCAGGGTTGCTGGTGGCGCCCGATGACCCGCACGCGCTGGCCACTGCTATCTGCCAACTGGTCGAGGATCCCCCAAGACGTGCGCACATGTCCCGCGCCAGCCGCGACCGCGCCGACTGTTTCTCGCTTACCAGAAGCCAGGCCGCCCACGCCACCCTGTTGCGGGCAGCACTAGACGACGCTCCTCCAAGCGGCGACCGAGCCCGTCCGTGA
- a CDS encoding PIG-L deacetylase family protein: protein MKPILSEPDYLPFQPGHLPDGPWLVLAPHPDDETFGMGGALALARGNGQAVRVLVLTDGACGGEGADLVHRRESETRAAVALLGGAEIEFWRVPDRGLEVTEDLVQKLASLLSAQAYRAVFFPHPGEPHPDHRACAGLAWAALRASGCDAEAWSYEISVQGLASTLVDITPVTQHKAAAMACYMSQHDQNAYQERILGLNACRAWSLPLAVSHAEAFFHWASGREGLLVDAWTEQLQPRLAPAAIGEGLRGTTSTTERLRACETECRQLRARANALEARVAAYEEQLHAMLHSRSWRMTGALRAISGLLRRLRRQRKATSE, encoded by the coding sequence GTGAAACCGATCCTGAGCGAACCCGATTACCTTCCGTTCCAACCCGGACATCTGCCGGACGGGCCCTGGCTGGTGCTGGCACCCCATCCTGACGACGAGACCTTCGGCATGGGCGGCGCGCTGGCCCTGGCCAGAGGCAACGGCCAAGCGGTGCGGGTGCTGGTGCTCACGGACGGGGCCTGCGGAGGCGAGGGCGCCGACCTGGTGCATCGGCGGGAATCGGAAACCCGCGCGGCCGTGGCGCTGCTGGGGGGAGCTGAGATCGAATTCTGGCGGGTTCCCGACCGCGGCCTTGAAGTAACCGAGGATCTGGTCCAGAAACTGGCGTCCCTGCTCTCGGCACAAGCCTACCGCGCGGTCTTCTTTCCGCACCCGGGAGAGCCGCATCCGGATCATCGGGCTTGCGCGGGGCTTGCGTGGGCCGCATTGCGCGCGAGCGGTTGCGATGCGGAGGCCTGGAGCTACGAGATCAGCGTTCAAGGGCTGGCCAGCACCCTGGTGGACATCACGCCGGTGACCCAACACAAGGCCGCAGCCATGGCCTGCTACATGTCCCAGCACGACCAGAACGCGTACCAGGAGAGGATCCTGGGCCTGAACGCCTGCAGGGCCTGGTCGTTGCCGCTCGCGGTCTCACACGCCGAGGCATTCTTTCACTGGGCGTCGGGCCGGGAAGGGCTGTTGGTCGACGCCTGGACCGAGCAATTACAGCCGCGCCTGGCTCCTGCAGCGATCGGGGAAGGCCTGCGCGGCACCACATCGACAACGGAGCGCCTGCGTGCCTGCGAAACCGAGTGTCGCCAACTGCGCGCACGCGCAAACGCACTCGAGGCACGGGTAGCGGCATACGAGGAACAGCTGCACGCGATGCTCCACTCCCGATCCTGGCGCATGACCGGGGCGCTACGAGCAATTTCGGGGCTGCTGCGGCGCCTGCGCCGGCAGCGCAAAGCGACGTCCGAATAA